A genomic segment from Microcella flavibacter encodes:
- a CDS encoding DNA gyrase/topoisomerase IV subunit B: MAQSDYNAHHLSVLEGLEAVRKRPGMYIGSTDSRGLMHCLWEIIDNSVDEALGGHGSSIEVILHADQSVEVRDRARGIPVDIEPKTGLSGVEVVFTKLHAGGKFGSGSYAASGGLHGVGASVVNALSERLDVEVDRAGRTWAMSFHRGEPGIFDDGPEGPRPDAPFTPFVSNSVLRDVGKVAKATTGTRIRYWADPQIFTRGAAFQTEDLVGRARQTAFLVPGLRISIADERGDAPSTETFEYAGGISEYAEYLAADAPLTDTWRITGTGTFTETVPVLQANGHMVPTELERECVVDIALRWGTGYETVLKSYVNIIATPKGGTHQAGFEQGLLKLLRAEVEKNARRLKAGSDKLEKDDVLAGLTAVLTVRIPEPQFEGQTKEILGTPGARSIVAAVLTSALKERFASPKRDDKAQTSLVLDKVVSEMKSRISARAHKETQRRKNALESSSLPAKLVDCRSNDVENSELFIVEGDSALGTAKLGRDSEYQALLPIRGKILNVQKASVSDMLSNAECASIIQVIGAGSGRTFDLAQARYGKVIIMADADVDGAHIRTLLLTLFFRYMRPMIDEGRVFAAVPPLHRVVVMNPGSKPNETIYTYSEKELQGVLAALKKSGKRYQDPIQRYKGLGEMDADQLADTTMSRRHRTLRRVRVSDAEMSSKVFELLMGNEVAPRKDFIIAGQGLDRDRIDV, from the coding sequence CGACCGACTCGCGCGGGCTCATGCACTGCCTGTGGGAGATCATCGACAACTCGGTCGATGAGGCGCTCGGCGGGCACGGCTCATCGATCGAGGTCATCCTGCACGCCGACCAGAGTGTCGAGGTGCGCGACCGCGCCCGCGGCATCCCCGTCGACATCGAGCCCAAGACGGGGCTCTCGGGCGTCGAGGTCGTCTTCACGAAGCTGCACGCCGGCGGCAAGTTCGGCTCCGGCTCCTACGCGGCCTCCGGCGGACTGCACGGCGTCGGCGCCTCGGTCGTCAACGCCCTCTCCGAGCGACTCGACGTCGAGGTCGACCGCGCCGGCCGCACCTGGGCGATGTCGTTCCACCGCGGCGAGCCCGGCATCTTCGACGACGGTCCTGAGGGCCCGCGCCCCGACGCGCCCTTCACGCCCTTCGTCTCGAACAGCGTGCTGCGCGACGTCGGGAAGGTGGCGAAGGCGACCACCGGCACGCGCATCCGGTACTGGGCCGACCCGCAGATCTTCACCCGCGGGGCCGCCTTCCAGACCGAGGACCTCGTCGGGCGCGCCCGGCAGACCGCCTTCCTGGTGCCGGGCCTGCGCATCTCCATCGCCGACGAACGGGGGGATGCGCCGAGCACCGAGACCTTCGAGTACGCGGGCGGCATCAGCGAGTACGCCGAGTACCTCGCCGCCGACGCCCCCCTCACCGACACCTGGCGCATCACCGGCACGGGCACCTTCACCGAGACGGTGCCCGTGCTGCAGGCCAACGGGCACATGGTGCCGACCGAGCTCGAGCGCGAGTGCGTCGTCGACATCGCCCTCCGCTGGGGCACCGGGTACGAGACCGTGCTGAAGAGCTACGTCAACATCATCGCCACGCCGAAGGGCGGCACCCACCAGGCCGGCTTCGAGCAGGGGCTGCTGAAGCTCCTGCGCGCCGAGGTGGAGAAGAACGCGCGCCGTCTGAAGGCGGGCTCGGACAAGCTGGAGAAGGACGACGTGCTCGCGGGCCTCACCGCGGTGCTCACCGTGCGCATCCCCGAGCCGCAGTTCGAGGGTCAGACGAAGGAGATCCTCGGCACGCCCGGAGCGCGCTCCATCGTCGCCGCGGTGCTGACGAGCGCGCTGAAGGAGCGCTTCGCCTCGCCGAAGCGCGACGACAAGGCGCAGACCTCGCTCGTGCTCGACAAGGTCGTCTCCGAGATGAAGAGCCGCATCTCGGCCCGCGCCCACAAGGAGACCCAGCGGCGCAAGAACGCCCTCGAGAGCTCGTCCCTGCCGGCCAAGCTCGTCGACTGCCGCTCGAACGACGTGGAGAACAGCGAGCTGTTCATCGTCGAGGGCGACAGCGCGCTCGGCACCGCGAAGCTCGGGCGCGACAGCGAGTACCAGGCGCTGCTGCCCATCCGCGGCAAGATCCTCAACGTGCAGAAGGCCTCGGTGAGCGACATGCTCTCGAACGCCGAGTGCGCCTCGATCATCCAGGTCATCGGCGCCGGCTCGGGCCGCACCTTCGACCTCGCGCAGGCCCGCTACGGCAAGGTCATCATCATGGCCGACGCCGACGTCGACGGCGCCCACATCCGCACGCTGCTGCTCACCCTCTTCTTCCGCTACATGCGCCCCATGATCGACGAGGGCCGCGTCTTCGCCGCCGTGCCGCCGCTGCACCGGGTCGTCGTCATGAACCCCGGCTCGAAGCCGAACGAGACGATCTACACCTACAGCGAGAAGGAGCTGCAGGGCGTGCTCGCCGCCCTGAAGAAGTCGGGCAAGCGGTACCAGGACCCGATCCAGCGCTACAAGGGCCTCGGCGAGATGGACGCCGACCAGCTCGCCGACACGACGATGAGCCGCCGCCACCGCACCCTGCGCCGCGTCCGCGTCAGCGACGCCGAGATGTCGTCGAAGGTCTTCGAGCTGCTCATGGGCAACGAGGTCGCGCCCCGCAAGGACTTCATCATCGCCGGGCAGGGCCTCGACCGGGATCGCATCGACGTCTGA
- a CDS encoding DNA gyrase/topoisomerase IV subunit A, giving the protein MTPPPAPRSSPASTDEPLGERIDDVDLNDEMQGSFLEYAYSVIYSRALPDARDGLKPVQRRILYMMSEMGLRPDRGHVKSARVVGEVMGKLHPHGDTAIYDALVRLAQDFTLRVPLVDGHGNFGSLDDGPAAARYTEARMAPPAMAMVDDLGEDVVDFVPNYDNQLLQPEVLPAAFPALLVNGASGIAVGMATNMAPHNLIEVVGAARHLLDNPGASLDELMAYVPGPDLPTGGTIIGLDGIKDAYATGRGSFKTRAKVSIEPITARKTGIVVTELPYLVGPEKVIEKIKDGVQSKKLAGISDVTDLTDRTHGLRLVIGIKTGFSPDAVLEQLYRYTPLEDGFSINAVALVDGRPQTLGLRELLQVYVDHRIRVVTRRSRYRLDRRRERLHLVEGLLVAILDIDEVIQVIRASDDADQARQRLMSVFDLSTLQSDYILELRLRRLTRFSRIELEAERDQLRAEIAELETLLGDPQRVRAVVGDELEATAERFGTPRRTLLTEASASIAAPRSRGAAPLLEIADSPCRVLLSTTGRAVRVDLGEDAPLTPPARRSKHDAILSAVDTTARGDLVAITSRGRFVRFTPVGLPGVPANSMQLAAGTRLRDYIGLTDATESIVAIVDPAHPAPLAIGTRDGVVKRVTPGAYPPKPEGEVIALKAGDEVVGAAPAPDDRELVFVTSDAQLLHFGAEQVRPQGMPAGGMAGVKLGAGARVVHFSVVDPTAATVVTVSGSSQTIAGTDPGRAKVSDFSEFPGKGRATGGVRCHAFLKGEDALQLAWVGAVPLAVGPDGAARTLPEGGARRDGSGTPLDAVIGSIGSPIA; this is encoded by the coding sequence ATGACTCCCCCTCCTGCGCCCCGATCGTCCCCTGCCAGCACCGACGAGCCCCTCGGCGAACGCATCGACGACGTCGATCTGAACGACGAGATGCAGGGCTCGTTCCTCGAGTACGCGTACTCGGTCATCTACTCCCGCGCTCTGCCCGATGCGCGCGACGGCCTCAAGCCCGTGCAGCGACGCATCCTCTACATGATGAGCGAGATGGGGCTGCGGCCCGACCGCGGGCACGTCAAGTCGGCGCGCGTAGTCGGCGAGGTCATGGGCAAGCTGCACCCGCACGGCGACACCGCCATCTACGACGCGCTCGTGCGCCTCGCGCAGGACTTCACCCTGCGCGTGCCGCTCGTCGACGGGCACGGCAACTTCGGCTCGCTCGACGACGGCCCGGCCGCCGCCCGCTACACCGAGGCCCGCATGGCCCCGCCCGCGATGGCGATGGTCGACGACCTCGGCGAGGACGTCGTCGACTTCGTGCCCAACTACGACAACCAGCTGCTGCAGCCCGAGGTGCTGCCCGCAGCCTTCCCCGCCCTGCTCGTCAACGGCGCGAGCGGCATCGCCGTCGGCATGGCGACGAACATGGCCCCGCACAACCTCATCGAGGTCGTCGGGGCCGCGCGGCACCTGCTGGACAACCCCGGGGCCTCACTCGACGAGCTGATGGCCTACGTGCCCGGCCCCGACCTGCCGACCGGCGGCACGATCATCGGCCTCGACGGCATCAAGGACGCTTACGCGACCGGCCGCGGCTCGTTCAAGACGCGGGCCAAGGTGTCGATCGAGCCCATCACCGCGCGCAAGACCGGCATCGTCGTCACCGAGCTGCCGTACCTCGTCGGCCCCGAGAAGGTGATCGAGAAGATCAAGGACGGCGTGCAGTCGAAGAAGCTCGCCGGCATCAGCGACGTCACCGACCTGACCGACCGCACCCACGGGCTGCGCCTCGTGATCGGCATCAAGACGGGCTTCAGCCCGGACGCCGTGCTCGAGCAGCTCTACCGGTACACGCCCCTCGAGGACGGCTTCTCGATCAACGCCGTGGCCCTGGTCGACGGCCGGCCGCAGACCCTCGGCCTGCGGGAGCTGCTGCAGGTCTACGTCGACCACCGCATCCGCGTCGTCACGCGCCGCAGCCGCTACCGCCTCGACCGCCGGCGCGAGCGCCTGCACCTCGTCGAAGGGCTGCTCGTCGCGATCCTCGACATCGACGAGGTCATCCAGGTCATCCGCGCCTCCGACGACGCCGACCAGGCGCGGCAGAGGCTCATGAGCGTGTTCGACCTGTCGACCCTGCAGAGCGACTACATCCTCGAGCTGCGGCTGCGCCGCCTGACCCGCTTCAGCCGCATCGAGCTCGAGGCCGAACGCGATCAGCTGCGCGCCGAGATCGCCGAGCTCGAGACGCTGCTCGGCGATCCGCAGCGGGTGCGGGCGGTCGTGGGCGACGAGCTCGAGGCCACCGCCGAGCGCTTCGGGACCCCTCGCCGCACGCTGCTCACCGAGGCCAGCGCATCCATCGCGGCGCCGCGATCGCGCGGGGCGGCGCCCCTGCTCGAGATCGCCGACTCGCCCTGCCGGGTGCTCCTGTCGACGACGGGCCGCGCGGTGCGCGTCGACCTCGGCGAGGATGCCCCGCTCACCCCGCCCGCCCGGCGCAGCAAGCACGACGCCATCCTCAGCGCCGTCGACACGACCGCCCGCGGCGACCTCGTCGCGATCACCTCGCGCGGCCGCTTCGTGCGCTTCACGCCCGTCGGCCTGCCGGGCGTGCCCGCCAACTCCATGCAGCTGGCGGCCGGCACGCGTCTGCGCGACTACATCGGGCTCACGGACGCGACGGAGTCGATCGTCGCGATCGTCGACCCCGCGCATCCCGCCCCCCTCGCGATCGGCACGCGCGACGGCGTCGTCAAGCGGGTGACCCCGGGCGCCTACCCGCCGAAGCCGGAGGGCGAGGTCATCGCCCTGAAGGCCGGCGACGAGGTCGTCGGCGCCGCCCCCGCGCCCGACGACCGCGAGCTCGTCTTCGTCACCTCGGATGCGCAGCTGCTGCACTTCGGTGCCGAGCAGGTGCGCCCCCAGGGGATGCCCGCCGGCGGCATGGCCGGCGTCAAGCTCGGCGCCGGTGCGCGCGTCGTGCACTTCTCGGTCGTCGACCCAACGGCGGCGACCGTCGTCACGGTGTCCGGATCGAGCCAGACCATCGCGGGCACCGATCCCGGCCGCGCCAAGGTCAGCGACTTCTCCGAGTTCCCCGGCAAGGGCCGCGCGACCGGCGGCGTACGCTGCCACGCGTTCCTCAAGGGCGAGGACGCGCTGCAGCTCGCCTGGGTCGGAGCGGTCCCTCTCGCGGTCGGGCCCGACGGCGCCGCGCGAACGCTGCCCGAGGGCGGCGCCCGCCGCGACGGCTCGGGCACGCCGCTCGACGCCGTGATCGGGTCGATCGGCTCGCCGATCGCCTGA